A region of the Amycolatopsis sp. cg13 genome:
CGCGTACGGACCGGCCGGGAACATCGCGAAGTACGAACTGCCGACGACTTTCGCGGTGGTGTCGGTGTTCGGGCTCGCGTGGGTGGTCTTGACCTCGTTCTTGACGTCGCCGATGGTCGGCTGCGGCAGTTTCGTGATCTGGTCGGCGTTCACCGCGCTGAAGTCCGGCTCGGCGGTGACGTGCACCTCGTACCACTTCTCGCCGACTCGGACCATCGACTTGCGGCCATCGCCCATAAAGGACTCGAACTCAGGGCCGGAGAGGGAATCGGTGATCGCGTCGATGCCGTGCGCCCGCGGCGGGTTCTGCTGCTTCGGGCTGAGGCGGTGGATCAGGTTCTCGATGCTGGTGCCGACGTCCTTCGCGCCGCGGACGTCGACCGGGACGACGGAGCCGAGCGCCTTGCCGTCGCGGACGAACTCGGGCAGCCGGTCCGCGAGGGGGCGGGTGTCGGGTGGTTCCTCGGTTTGCTCGTCCGCGACCAGGACAGCGTCGTCGTGCTGCGTTGTCTGGCTCGAGCCGGGGGCTTTGATGGGCGTGTGAAGGTTCGGCTTGCCGTCGGTCTCGGGCTGCGAGCCGGGGCTTTCCGAGTGCGGCTGCGGCTTCGGCGCGGGTGCGTCGCCGAGGTGGTGGTCGCGGATGTTCGCGGTGTTCGAGACGCTCTCGAGCTGGTCGAGATTGCCTTGGTTGAGCCGCGAATCGTGCCACGCGTCCGGTCCCATCACCCCGGGCTGGTCGCCGCGGTTGAAGAGCATTTCGTCGTTTTTGTAGCCGTCGCTGAGACCGAGGAAGTGCATCAGCTCGTGCGTGACGCCGAAGGCCGAGTCGTGCACGTCCCAGTTGAGCTGGTTCGTCTCCGGGGTGCCCGGGTCCACAGTGGAATCGTGGAGATTCACCGGGATCCGGCGGCGGGGGTCGGCCTGCCAGCTGGTGTCGTCCGGGTGGATGTCGTCGGCGACGCGGACGTCGAGACCGACGTGCAGCTGGTCGCCGCCGGGCAGCCGGGTGCTCTGATTGACCCAGTCGTCGAGGTGGGCCTGCAGCTGCTGGATGAACTGTTCTCGCTGCTCAGGCGAAACCGAGCCGGAGTGCGAGGTCAGGTCGATCGGGATGGTGTGCTCGCGCACCCAGTGGCCGGGCGCGATCTCGAACCGGCGCACGTCGAACCGGATGTGCGCCATCGCGCCGGCGAGCTGCCCGCCCCTGAGTCCCGCGCGGTTTCCGGTGAACTGCTCGGCGATTTTCTTGATCGGATCGAACCGCTCCGAAGAGAACCGCGTGACCGGCGCGGTGTCGCGGCGGCCTTTCCAGTCCTTGGGCCCCGGCAGAGTCTTCGGATTCGGCTTCGGTGTTTCCTTTGCCTGGCCAGGGTTTTTTGGTGCAGCAGCGGGAGTCTGCGTATTCGTCGGACGGTTGCCGCTGAGGTTGTCGACCAGGGCTTGACGCGTCGCGAGCGTCAGATCGGCGAGCTTCTTGCCGTCCTCGACGTTCTCCTTCATGCCCTTGACCAGCGAGGTGCGCTCGTTCTTGGGCAGATTCGCGACGACCTCGGAGAACACCTCCGGCCTGGCGGGAGTCGACCCGCTCGGCGTGATCCCGTGGAACGCGGCTTTCGCGGCGATCTTCGCCAGATTCGGGTCGAGAGTCGTGTGATTGCCGAGGTAGTGGCCGATCTGGTCGGACCACCTGGTCTCGTTGGCGTGGCTCTGGGCGAGCGCGGTGATGCCGTTCGGGTCGGTGCCGAGTTTGCCCGCGATGCGGGTTCCGTCGGTCTGAATGGCGAGACCGGAGGAGAATTTCGCGATCGCCGTCGGATGGTCGCTGTACTGCCAGCTCGGGTTGCGCTGCGACAGCACCGAATCGCTGATCCCCTGGCCTTCCTTGGCTCCGTAATCGAAGCTGCCGGTGTTCGGGTTCTTGGTGCCGAATGTGACGTCGTTCTCCAGCCTGTTTCCCGGCATCCGGACGAATGTGTTCGGCTCCGGGAAATACACGGATCGAGGATCGACCCCGGCCAGCGCCTGTCGAACGTCCAGATCCAATTGCGCGGCGCGATTGGCGAGATCCCCGTCCTCGGGCCGGACGTGATAACCACCGCTGATCAACTCCGGCGGCCCCTCGGGATTCTGCTCTACCGCGGTGTTGACCGCGTCGAACAGTGGCCCGTTGCGAGTGGCGAGGGAATGGACGTCGGCGTCGCCGGTGTGCAGGTAGACCTCGTTGGTGCCACCGGCTTCGCGGATCTGCCCGGTGAGCCTTTCCGTGACCGGGTTGCGGGCGATCGTCTCGCGGATGCCGCCGTAAGGGATGGTCTTCTGGTCGATGACCGGGTTGCTCGGGTGTTTCCACGTGAACCCGATTATTGCTACCGGGAAGCGGTTGTCCCAGGTATTCTGGAATTGCTGGATCTTGTTGTTGATCGCTTGTTCTGAGCCTGGTGTGCCGTTGATGCCGATGACCAGGCCGAAACGTCCTTCCGCGGAGTTTCCGGTGAACCCGGTGGCGTATTTCTCCGCGATGGCCTGAAGGTTGTCGTCCGGGGTCGCGGCGACGGTGGCTACTACGCCGATGCGGTTCTGGTTGTCCTCGTTGCGGGTGCCGAGATCGCCGATGATTCCGGTTTCGTGCACGACGGTGAACTTGAAGTTCTTGTGGTGCTGCGCGAAGTCGCTCTTGCCGCCGGTGATCGGGGGTTGTTTGCCGACGTTGGGCCCAGGGCCGGCGGTGGCGGCTGAAGTCGGCTTTTTCGGTGCGGCGACTGGTGTGTGGAGGTCGCGGTGCGGTGGGTTCGGTGTGGGGGTTGGCTTCTTGGGTGCGGCGACTGGTGTGTGGAGGTCGCGGCGCGGCGGGTTCGGCGCGGAGGCCGGTTTCTTGGGAGAAGTGGCTGGCGTGTGCGGGGTGCGGCTCGGGGGAGTCGGCTTTGTGGGCGCGGCGAGAGGGACGTTGGGGTCGCGGGGCGGGGCGGTGTTGTCACGGGTGCGCGGTGCAGGGGTCGGCTCGGTGCTGATCGGCTTCGCCGGAGTGGCGGCTGGCCCGTTTTTGGCCGGCTTGGGGGTGGTGGCGCCCGGAGTCGGCTCCGCAACGGGGGCGGGCTTCGCACTGGTGGCCGGATCCGGTGAAGAGCTGGTGCTTCGAGCGGGGTTCGCCGGTGACGGGGCCGGACTGGGGTTGGCCGAGGGATTCGGGTTGGCAGACCGGTCCGGGCTCGGAGCGGGGTTCGGACTGGTGGATCGGGTTGACCCTGGACTGGCAGTCGGCTGGCTGGGATCGGCGGTGGAGCTCCGGATGGGGCTCGGGTCGGGGGTGGGCGAAGGGGCCTGTGCGGTGTTGACCGGTGTCGGGTTCGGGCCGCCGATGGTGGCCTTCGGGGCGGGGCCGGGGGTCGAGTCGATGCCTTTGACGCTGGTCGACGTCGGCGGCGGGACCGGCTTGGGCTCCGGGGCGGCGGCCGGGTTGGCGGAGGTGTTCGGGCTGGTGCTGGCCGAACCTGGGTTGGGGTTCGGGGTGCGGACGGAATCGGGGGACGAGTTCGCGCCCGAGACGTGGTCGGCGGCTGGGCTCGGAGCGACGGCGGCGTTCGGGCCGGGCGACGGGTTCGAGGAGCCGGTGATGTTCGTCGCGGGGGTCGGGTGGGCGGACGGGTTGGGGGCGGTCTCCGGACCGGGGTGAGTTGTCGGGTTCGAGAGGCCGCTCACCTGGCTGGGGCCGGTGGCGGAGTGCGGAGCGGGGTCGGTGCTCCGGTTGCCGCCGAAACCCGGAAGGCCGGTCTCGGGCTGTGGGGCGGGAGTGTGGTTGCCGTTGGTCGCGGAGGGGTGGTTCCCGGCGGACGGGAGGGTCTGGCCGTTCGTTCCGGTGGAGTCCGGAAGGTTTCCGGTTGTGCCGTGGTCCGGCGTTGACGGTGTCGGGGTTCCGGCGGTGCCCGGCGGGGGAGTGGGGGTGCCGGTGTTGACCGAGTCCGGTGTGGACGGGGGCGGGGCGGCGTGGTGGCCGGTGCCGTTCCCGCCTTGGTTGGCCGTGCCGGGAGCCGGGTTGGAGCTGGATGCTGGATTGGTGTTCGTACCCGGGTGGGGCGTGGAGCTGGGATTCGGATTCGGGCTGGCGCCCTGATTGCCGGTCGTCGTGCCGGGGCTCTGGTTGCTGCTCGGGCTGGGGGCGGCGGCTGGTGAGGTGGGGCTCTGGTTGCTGCTCGGGCTGGTGCCGCCCTGGTTTTCGGTGCTGGGGTTGGCTCCGGGCGGGTTCGAGCTGGTGACGGGGGTGCTGTGGTTGGTGCTGCCGGGCGAGTCGCTGCCATCGGTGGGGTTGTTGCTGGGCGAGTGGGGGCTCTGGTCGGGATTGCTGGCCGAGCCGCTTTGGTGAGCGTTGTTGCCAGTGGGGTGGGAGACGGGGGTCGAATCGTTGCCGCTGGGGGTGTTCGCGGAGTGGGAACCGTTCGCCGAGTCCTGGCTTCCCGTGGAGTTGGGGCCTGGGGCGGTGGCGTTGTCGGCTGAATGCGAGTTGGTTGGGGAGTTGGAGCCGCTCGCCGAGTCAGAGTTGCCGGTGGTGCTGGGGTTGGGGGAGTTCGCGTTGCCGGTCGACTGCGAGCCGCTGGGGGAGTGGGAACTGTTGGCCGAGTTCGGGTCGCTCGGTGAAGTCGAGTTGCCGGTGGTGCTGGGGTTCGGGGAGTTCGCGTTGCCGGTCGACTGCGAGCTGCCGGGGGAGTCGGAGCTGTTCGTCGAAGGTGGGCTGCCCGCGGGGTTGGGGTTGCCGGTTGAAGTGCTGTTGCTTGTCGAGTGCGAACCGGTTGCGGAGATGGTGGCGTCTGAAGGGTTGGGGCCGCCTGTCGAGCTCTGGCCGCTCGCGGAGTTGGGGCCGCCAGTTGAAGGGCCGCCAGTTGAAGGCGAGTTGTCGGCGGAGTTGGGGTTGCCGGTGGAGGTGCCGCCGTTTGTGGAGTTCGGGCCGCCTGCCGAGGTGGGGTTGCCCGTTGAGGTCGGGTTGCCGGTGGAGTTGCTCGGCGGGGTCTGGCTGTTGGGGGTGGAGTTGCTCGCCGGAGGCTGATTCGTCGTGGTGGAGTTGGTGCCGGGCGAGTGGGCGTTGTTCTGGCCTTCGCCGTGAGGGGTGTTGGTGCCGGAACCGCTGGTGCCGTTCGAACCACCTGAGCCAACGCCGCCTGAGCTGCCAGGGCCGCCTGAGCCACCAGGACTGCCGGAGCCACCAGGTCCGCCGGATCCGTCCGAGCCACCAGACCTGTTGCCGCCAGAACTATCGGAGCCACCGGGCCCGTTGCCGCCGGAACTCCCCGAGCCGCCTGAGTCGCTGGAGCCGCCAGAGTTGGCAGGCGGGGTAGGGCCGTTGACCGGGTCCACCTTGATGTTTCCGGTCCCCTCGCCCCCGCCGGGGTCGTTCGGGCCCTTCGGCTGGCCGCCATCCTTGCCGCCGTTGAGTTTGTCGTGCAGGTTTTGTCCGGCGTGGTGGGCGCCGTGGGTGGCGGCGCCGGATAGGCCGCCGTTGAGGGCTCCCCAGCCCAGGCTGTCCAGGTCTCCGCCGAACAGCCCGGCGCCGGCCAGGCCGACTACTACCTCGGTGGCCGCTTCCACTCCCGCCGCGCCGAAGACGTTGTGGCCCCACTTGCCGAGGCCGCTGTGGGCACCGGCGGCGAACGCGCCGCCGATGGCGCCCAGAGCCGCGTTCTGACCGATCTGTTTCCAGTCGAAGCCGTCCCGGTTGCCCTGCGCGATCTGGATGAACTCCGCCAGCATCTCCTCGGCCGCCTCTTCGGCGGCTTCCTGCGCGGCCTCTCGCGCGACGCGCGAAAGCAGGCTCATCAACCGCGACATCAGCGAGCGTTCGATCTGCATTACCGCGGTCCGGCCGGCTGCCCAGATTCCCGGGATCAGCGGGGCGGTGAACGGGTTCGTCATCGCCCAGATCAGGTCCGCGGCGGTTACCGCGATCGAAATCAGGATGCCGTATTTGGCGTTTTCTACGTTCAGGGCGTATTCGCGTAAAGCGGCGGCTTGTTGCTGGGCTCGGTAGGAGAAACCGGCGCCCATGGTGCTGAGTTTGTTGGCGTAGTCGGCGAAGTTGGTCGCTACGTCTCCGCCGACGTTGGAGACGACCTGTTCCGCCAACTGGCTGAATCCGGTTCCCGCAGCGGAAATTTGCTGCGCGACTTGGTCCCATTCGGCGGCCAGTTCGCGTGCTTTGTCCTCATCGCCCTGCGGCCAGGCGTCGCCCGCGATGATGTAGAACACCCAGTTCAGACTGGGGTCCACCATGAGGCTCATCGCGGGGTCACCTCCTTACAGTGAAAGAAAAATCAGTGTTCTTCCGGGGTGATCGCGGGCTGGGCGGGGATCGACTTCGTCGGGGCCCACCCCGCGCCTTCCACTGGGCGCTGCCAGACCTCGGCGGGCTCCAAGGGAGTGACTTCGCCCTCGGGGGTTTCCATCTTGTCTTCTACCGCATGGACTGGCTTTTCCGAGCGGACGAAGACGGTCGACTCGGTCGGCTGCAGCGGGGTCACGGCCTTCTGAACCGGACGCTCAACCGACAGACGCCTCAACTGCTGCGGTTCTTCGCCCGGCTTCGACGGAATTGGTTCCTCGCCCCGGTCAGGGATCCGCGCCCGGACGCTCTTTGCTGCGGTCCAGCCCTCTTCCTTGCCGAGCAATTTGCCTTGGATTCGCACGCCGCGCCGGTATTCGGTCGGGGGTTCCTCGGAGCCAGGGTCGGCCTTGCGGACCTTGTGGTTCAGGTCGGTGAAGTTCTTGAACAGAGCGTTGGAACCGTCGTAAGCGCCCTGGTCGGCCTCGCGGAACGACGTCGCCATGTCGCCGATCGCGTCGCGCGTCGCTTCCACCGCCAGCGCCCAGGCGTTGATGCCGTTGTAGATTTCGGCCGCCGACTGGATGTGCGTCTTCGAAAACTCGTTGCCGTTCTTGTCGTTTCCGGCCGCGTCCTGGATCCGGCTCGGGTTCGCCAGGCTTTGCACCAGCTGGGCGAGCGTGCGCAGTTCGGCGCTCTTGCCGTCGAAGCCGTCGCGGCCGCCGTCCAGACCGTCGGCATCGACGAAAAACTGGTCTGTCATGGCAGATTCCCTTCGTCGAATCCCGGCACTCGCGCCGAGAACAGGGCGTTGACATCCACTTTTCCGCTCATCAGGTCCTGGGCGGAGATGCCCGGCGGCAGCATGGGGGCCATCAGTTCCGCGGCGGCGGCGACGGATTTCTGGCGAGCCGCCGAGATGGTTTGCACGATCACCGAGGCCAGCTCCGCGGGAGCCATGCGTTTGTAGGCGCTGGTGGGAAAGGAAAGTTCGGTCAATTCACCGGTACGGCCGACGGTCGCGGTCACCTCGCGGCGGGCGGAAGTGACGGTGCTGGTGGCGGTTTCGACGTCCTGGCGAGCCTGGTCGAAGTGGTCGCGTTGGTGCTGGTAGGCGGCCATCGCGTCTTCGAGCATCTTTTCGTGCTGAGAACTCATAGCGGTTCCTCCCGAGGGTCAGCCGACCGAGGCCAGGCCGGGGCCGAGGGCCATGGCTCCGGTGTCGGGCGGGCGGATGCCGCGCAGGTCGGCGGCGGCCAGCGTGCGGGACGCGGCGGCGGCCGAGAGCGTGCGGGCGAGCTCATGCGCGGCGTGCGCGGTGTGGTCGGACGCGGCGGAGAGTTCGTGGGCGAGTGCGTCTCGGACGTCGTCCGGGACCTCGTGGCCGCGTCGGATCAGCAGGCGCACCGCGATTTCGGCTAGCTCGTCCACTGTGTACTCACTGAGTTGCCAGCCGTACGGGAAGGCGTCGCGCAGGGTGGGCAGCTGGGCGAGAAGTTCGCCGACGCGGTCGCTTTCCCCGGTGAACACCACGACGGGATCCGCGGGGCGGCGGGAGACCATTTCGGACAGTGCTTCCAGGGCTTCGATCCCGGGGGTGTGCGGGGAGGTGTCCCAGTCGCCGTCCAGGTCGATGACCAGGGTACCGCCGGAAGCGTCTTCCACCGCGGCGCGGACCAGGTGCTCGGCTTGGCCCGGCCATTGCGGTGACAGCTCTTCGGCGAGGTTGCGGCGAACCAGCTGCCCCGTCGGGGTCATGCCGAATTCGGAGAGGATTTGTGCGTACAGGCTTGCGTATTCGGAACGTCCGGTGCCGCGTTTGCCGCTGATCACCAGGTTTGCCTGGTGGCCAAGCGGTTGCCGTTCGTGGGTGAGGCGGCCGAGCTTGAGCAGCAGCCGTTCGGCGTTCTCTCGGACCGATTTCTGGCCGACCAGTCCGCTGAGGCGTTTCCAGCCCGCACTGGTT
Encoded here:
- a CDS encoding YbaB/EbfC family nucleoid-associated protein; translated protein: MSSQHEKMLEDAMAAYQHQRDHFDQARQDVETATSTVTSARREVTATVGRTGELTELSFPTSAYKRMAPAELASVIVQTISAARQKSVAAAAELMAPMLPPGISAQDLMSGKVDVNALFSARVPGFDEGNLP